The nucleotide window ATTATCGTTCTTGGTTCCTTCAACTTTCCAAAAATCCCAAACTTTGGTGTTAGGTGGAGGAGTACCATCTCCAATTGGTGCGACTAATCCGGGTTTGCCATCATCGATAACAGCGTCTACCAAACCGTACTCTTTCGCCTCCCATGGATTCAAGAAGTAATCACGGTCTGTGTCACCTTCAATCTGTACAAGGACATAAGCATTAGGTTGCAAGGAGAAGGaatcatattataaaatttctaGCATTCATACCTCTGATTCGGGCTTCCCGGTGATTCTAGAGAAGATTTTGTTAAGTTTAATCTTGTGGTACATCATTTCTCTAACGCGAATGCTCATTTCCGTTGCCTACACACATTCACGGTTTTGTTGTGTTATCAAAACATTCATTCAGTagaatagaaagaaaaaaaaagcgtAAAAAGAAGATTATTACTTTGCCTCCGGCGGAACCAAGTGGCTGATGGATCATAACTTTAGAGTTAGGCATGCAGTAACGTTTCCCTTTGGAACCAGAAGCAAGGAGAAACGCACCCATGGATGCAGCTAGTCCTAAGCAGACAGTGGATACGTCGGCCTTGCATTGTTTCATTGCATCATATATTCCCATccctgaaaataaataaataaaaaaggccaaatcattttcgaaaaaaaaactttgcaaAATCTAGTACAGTACTAAGCATATGGGAACACAAAGTCACAAACCAGCAGTGATAGAACCACCAGGTGAATTGATGAAGAGCGTGATGTCTCTCTCTGAGTCCTGAGCATCTAGTAACAAGAGCTGACTTATCACCAAATCTGCTGTCATATCATCGACCTGGAGAAATAATCAAATTCAAGTGAAAAAGCTTGAGTCATACAACAAGAACAGAGCTTTATCTCCAAAACTCTTCTCTTTATCTAAGAACAGAACAAGAACTGTTGACTTTACTCAGCAGGTTGCTACAAAGAGCTTAAAACACATCAAATGCTCtagtaataataaaattagtCAGCAAAAAAACACAATCTTAAACTACAATAAACTGTCAGGTAATCACTCTATCAGGacaaaacaaaaatctttacataATCAAAGAGCTAAATAATATGGCAACTTCTCTGGGTACACAAGATTAATGCAAATATGGGTTTAATTTCATACGGATATATGACTAATTGGATTATACATAGAACAGGGAGACAATTCGGGAAGAAAACCTGAGAACCGAGGAAGACGATTCTTTGACGGAGAAGCATGTTTGTGGTGTCGAGTTCCTCGAAGCTGGGGAGCCGAGAAGGAGATTGAGCAACGGAATCAACGGAGAATTTAGACACATCCCAGTTACTAGACAGGGTTTGTCTGGGTCTAGGTCCAGACAAGTTCATCGAAGACCTAACGCAAAAGGTTTTCGCTCTTTTCGGGATTCTCTGGTGTCGGCTTGGGAGACTCAGTTGTTTCCCTGATAGAATCGGATTGAATAGGAAAACATGGTTCGAGGATGAAGACGATACGAGATTCAAACTCATCTCCATCGTGTGTTTTGTTTCTgaagtgtttttgttttgttttgggttttgagtTTGGTTGTGCTAAAGATACAGGATGAAGCAAGTGATGGGGCTGTTTCTGGAGGCTCTTTAAAACGCTGTCGTATCAACTACGACTGGACGATAGTTGTATATTTGTAACGTGTACGATTCTTCTACTCTCTTATTGCTTTAGAAGTTCCAATACTTAAACATCAAACTCAAGAGTCGAGAGATGTAAGTCGTCAAATTACAATTTGGAGGCTTGGCcactttgttttataaaaattgtttgGTGGACTAATTTCAAAACTAAGTTTCTGATCTGATATTAGTCGGTTTAATACGATTTAGTTTATCCATATTGTCTCTTTCACATACTGAACTTAGGAAAAGAGAACACAATGATAAATGGCCAAACCCATAAGTTAAGTTTCTGAAAAGAAATTTAGAGGTTATTAAGAGCTCCCAAAAGCACATGAACATGTCTTGACGCAAGAAATACGGCTAGAAAAGAAGTCTGGGCATCACTAGGTTATGC belongs to Brassica rapa cultivar Chiifu-401-42 chromosome A07, CAAS_Brap_v3.01, whole genome shotgun sequence and includes:
- the LOC103831118 gene encoding ATP-dependent Clp protease proteolytic subunit 3, chloroplastic, with product MEMSLNLVSSSSSNHVFLFNPILSGKQLSLPSRHQRIPKRAKTFCVRSSMNLSGPRPRQTLSSNWDVSKFSVDSVAQSPSRLPSFEELDTTNMLLRQRIVFLGSQVDDMTADLVISQLLLLDAQDSERDITLFINSPGGSITAGMGIYDAMKQCKADVSTVCLGLAASMGAFLLASGSKGKRYCMPNSKVMIHQPLGSAGGKATEMSIRVREMMYHKIKLNKIFSRITGKPESEIEGDTDRDYFLNPWEAKEYGLVDAVIDDGKPGLVAPIGDGTPPPNTKVWDFWKVEGTKNDNKDLPTEQSRVQNGYATPE